Proteins encoded in a region of the Paenibacillus pedocola genome:
- a CDS encoding carbohydrate ABC transporter permease, with amino-acid sequence MKKKLNLAPVFFVGPHVILFIVFILLPTIYGIYASFTKWNLMNDPVWVGLDNYKTILFDNGSTFHTQFNNGLKNTLLFVVLSVPLLIVLPLLIAVALEHKKVKGKSLIQAILYVPGLISISAGALIWLLLFNKQLGMAGNVFGSDVSWPTHQPYAWILIIIITIWGGVGGNLIIYRASISGVAQDLYESAEMDGAGPIRRFASITLPSIRFPLVYTFVMTTAGAFNVFGQPLMMTDGGPRQSTHVLMMYIRQLAFGNGESIAGMASAMAVLLGLVILLISALQYYVMNRNAA; translated from the coding sequence ATGAAAAAGAAACTAAATTTGGCGCCTGTTTTCTTTGTAGGTCCACATGTCATCTTATTCATTGTATTTATTTTACTGCCGACAATATACGGGATTTATGCGTCGTTCACCAAATGGAATCTGATGAATGATCCGGTCTGGGTTGGCCTCGACAATTACAAGACCATTCTTTTTGATAATGGATCTACCTTTCATACGCAGTTTAACAACGGCCTGAAGAATACGCTGTTATTCGTTGTCCTCAGTGTACCGCTGCTAATTGTGCTCCCGCTGCTGATTGCAGTTGCGCTAGAACACAAGAAAGTGAAGGGGAAAAGCTTGATTCAGGCGATTCTGTATGTTCCGGGCCTGATTTCCATCTCGGCGGGAGCTTTGATCTGGCTGCTGCTCTTCAACAAACAGCTAGGGATGGCCGGCAATGTATTCGGTTCCGATGTATCCTGGCCGACCCACCAGCCTTATGCCTGGATTCTGATTATTATCATTACGATCTGGGGCGGCGTCGGGGGCAACCTGATTATTTACCGTGCTTCGATCAGCGGTGTAGCCCAGGATCTATATGAATCGGCAGAAATGGACGGAGCAGGACCGATCCGCAGATTTGCGAGTATCACTTTGCCTTCGATTCGTTTCCCGCTCGTCTATACCTTTGTTATGACTACTGCAGGAGCCTTTAACGTCTTCGGCCAGCCGCTTATGATGACAGACGGCGGTCCGCGCCAGAGCACGCATGTACTGATGATGTATATCCGCCAGCTCGCATTCGGTAACGGCGAGTCTATTGCGGGGATGGCTTCGGCGATGGCGGTACTCTTGGGACTGGTTATTTTGCTTATTTCAGCCCTCCAGTATTATGTGATGAACCGGAATGCAGCGTAG
- a CDS encoding carbohydrate ABC transporter permease — protein MIKNFLYSQKVAPYVFVLPFVLVFIIFWVYPLLSSFGMSFQKVTLGQEAHFIGADNYTKLMGDTIFFKAVRNSAVYMLLTLVILIPFPMLFAVLINNKSMWAREFFKSAFFFPALTSVVVAGTIFRLMFGEMEGSLINSILGVFGVEPVKFLKGQTTGFIALVALATWRWMGVNMLYFLSGLKNIPDDYYEAASIDGASAFQRFTRITVPLLKPTTIYVLTISIYAGLAMFIESMMLWNGNNSPKNIGLTIVGYLYRQGIEKNNLGYAAAVGIVLLLITMVINLTQLAFSGMFKKEED, from the coding sequence ATGATCAAGAACTTCTTATATTCGCAAAAGGTTGCTCCCTACGTGTTCGTGCTGCCTTTTGTGCTTGTATTCATTATCTTCTGGGTCTATCCGCTGCTGAGTTCCTTCGGCATGAGCTTTCAGAAGGTGACGCTTGGCCAGGAAGCACATTTTATTGGCGCGGATAACTACACAAAACTGATGGGGGATACTATCTTTTTCAAAGCGGTACGCAACAGTGCAGTATATATGCTACTGACGCTGGTGATTCTGATCCCGTTCCCGATGCTGTTCGCCGTGCTGATTAATAACAAATCAATGTGGGCCCGGGAATTTTTCAAATCCGCCTTCTTCTTTCCAGCGCTGACCTCTGTAGTTGTGGCTGGAACCATCTTCCGCCTGATGTTCGGTGAGATGGAAGGCTCTCTGATCAACAGCATACTGGGTGTGTTTGGTGTAGAGCCGGTGAAATTTCTAAAAGGACAGACTACCGGCTTCATCGCCCTGGTGGCGCTGGCGACCTGGCGGTGGATGGGTGTGAATATGCTCTATTTCTTATCGGGGCTCAAAAATATTCCGGATGATTACTATGAAGCGGCCTCTATCGACGGAGCTTCCGCCTTCCAGCGCTTCACCCGTATTACCGTCCCGTTGCTGAAGCCGACGACAATCTATGTGCTGACAATCAGCATTTATGCCGGCCTTGCGATGTTTATTGAGAGCATGATGCTGTGGAACGGCAATAACTCCCCGAAAAATATCGGTTTAACCATCGTCGGCTATCTCTACCGGCAGGGGATTGAGAAAAATAATCTGGGATACGCGGCTGCGGTCGGCATTGTGCTGCTGCTCATCACCATGGTGATAAATCTGACGCAACTCGCCTTCAGCGGCATGTTTAAGAAGGAGGAGGATTAG
- a CDS encoding alpha-N-arabinofuranosidase: MTAKLVINADLPKSKINKNIYGHFAEHLGRCIYEGIWVGEDSPIPNTDGIRNDVVEALKKLNIPVLRWPGGCFADEYHWKDGIGPKESRKRMVNTHWGGVVENNHFGTHEFFRLCELLECEPYICGNVGSGTVQEMSEWVEYMTFDGESPMAAWRQENGQEKPWALKYFGVGNENWGCGGNMRPEYYADLYRRYQTYVRNYGDNRLYKIAGGANVDDYNWTEVVMREAGKMMDGLSLHSYTIPGSWEEKRQSLGFDEAEWIETMQKSLHMDELITRHSAIMDKYDPEQRVGLIIDEWGTWFLSEPGTNPGFLYQQNTLRDALVAGIHLNIFHNHSSRVQMTNIAQMVNVLQALILTEGDKLLLTPTYHVFEMYKVHQDNELLEVAFESPLYTYGGVTIPQLSISASRDKEGKIYVSICNLSHEADASLSFAVRGTGASRVSGQILTHAELGAHNTFETPDTVAPVAYEQAELKDGILNCTLPPASVVVLTLE, translated from the coding sequence ATGACTGCAAAGCTTGTAATCAATGCCGATCTTCCTAAAAGTAAAATCAACAAAAATATATACGGGCATTTCGCCGAGCATCTGGGCAGATGTATTTATGAAGGCATATGGGTAGGCGAGGATTCGCCGATCCCGAACACGGACGGCATTCGTAATGATGTGGTCGAAGCGCTGAAAAAGCTGAACATACCGGTGCTGCGCTGGCCGGGCGGCTGTTTTGCCGATGAGTATCACTGGAAAGACGGGATTGGTCCCAAGGAAAGCCGCAAGCGGATGGTTAATACCCACTGGGGCGGTGTAGTCGAGAACAACCATTTCGGAACGCATGAGTTTTTCCGCCTGTGCGAGCTGCTGGAATGCGAGCCTTATATTTGCGGCAACGTCGGCAGCGGTACGGTTCAGGAGATGTCGGAGTGGGTCGAGTATATGACCTTTGACGGCGAATCCCCGATGGCTGCCTGGCGGCAGGAGAACGGGCAGGAGAAGCCGTGGGCGCTGAAATATTTCGGCGTCGGCAATGAGAACTGGGGCTGCGGCGGCAATATGCGTCCGGAATATTACGCTGACTTGTACCGGCGTTATCAGACCTATGTCAGAAACTATGGCGACAACCGGCTCTACAAGATTGCCGGGGGAGCGAATGTTGATGATTATAACTGGACGGAAGTAGTCATGCGGGAAGCGGGCAAAATGATGGACGGACTCAGCCTGCATTCCTATACCATTCCCGGCAGTTGGGAAGAAAAACGCCAATCGCTCGGGTTCGATGAAGCCGAATGGATCGAAACGATGCAGAAATCACTTCACATGGACGAGCTCATTACCCGTCACTCGGCAATTATGGATAAATATGATCCGGAGCAGCGGGTAGGATTGATTATAGATGAGTGGGGAACCTGGTTCCTGAGCGAACCGGGAACGAATCCCGGATTCCTCTATCAGCAGAACACACTTAGAGATGCGCTGGTTGCAGGCATCCACCTGAATATTTTCCACAATCACAGCAGCCGGGTGCAGATGACGAACATTGCCCAAATGGTCAATGTGCTGCAGGCGCTGATTCTGACAGAAGGCGACAAGCTGCTGCTTACGCCTACCTATCATGTATTTGAGATGTACAAGGTGCACCAGGATAATGAACTGCTGGAGGTTGCGTTCGAGAGCCCGCTCTACACATACGGCGGGGTTACGATACCGCAGCTTAGCATTTCTGCGTCCCGTGACAAGGAAGGCAAAATCTATGTCTCGATCTGCAACCTGAGCCATGAGGCTGATGCCAGCCTAAGCTTTGCTGTCAGAGGCACTGGTGCCAGCCGGGTATCCGGACAGATCCTGACGCATGCAGAGCTTGGGGCACATAACACATTCGAAACACCGGATACTGTAGCGCCTGTTGCCTACGAGCAGGCAGAGCTGAAGGATGGCATTCTGAATTGTACCCTTCCGCCGGCGTCTGTAGTTGTACTTACACTGGAATAG
- a CDS encoding ArsR/SmtB family transcription factor, which translates to MIYIKDLMSGIEIFKALSSEIRIQILELLATNQALNLNEIAKKLNLSNGAITMHIKKLEESGLIEINTSVGKHGIQKVCYLNKDKLMVDLRSKDVDNLYEVEIQVGHYSNYQAVPTCGLATKDSIIGDFDEPRYFADPQRIDSEIIWMAEGFLEYRIPNYLKANQTFREIQFSMEIGSEAPGFNDNYPSDLYFYVNGIEIGYWTSPGDFGDQRGTFNPDWWPPHLNQYGMLKLIRINNEGSFIDGCRISDITLDDIKLDYKSELTFRIAVTDKPVNKRGLTIYGKHFGNYSQDLLARVLYNVHEVEEAGSRLTSSSIE; encoded by the coding sequence ATGATTTATATCAAAGATTTAATGAGTGGCATTGAAATTTTCAAAGCGCTTAGCTCTGAAATCCGGATTCAAATTCTGGAATTACTAGCCACTAATCAGGCACTTAACCTGAATGAAATTGCCAAGAAGCTGAATCTCAGCAATGGCGCCATCACCATGCATATTAAGAAGCTGGAGGAAAGCGGCCTCATCGAAATCAATACTTCAGTAGGCAAACACGGCATCCAGAAGGTATGTTACTTAAATAAGGATAAACTGATGGTCGATCTGCGCAGCAAGGATGTCGACAACCTTTATGAGGTTGAAATCCAGGTTGGGCATTACAGCAACTATCAGGCAGTTCCAACCTGTGGTCTGGCTACCAAAGACAGCATTATCGGTGACTTCGACGAGCCCCGTTACTTCGCCGATCCTCAGCGGATTGATTCAGAGATTATCTGGATGGCGGAAGGTTTCCTGGAATACCGCATTCCGAACTATCTGAAGGCAAACCAGACCTTCCGTGAGATTCAGTTCTCTATGGAAATCGGTTCCGAAGCTCCCGGGTTCAACGACAACTATCCTTCCGACCTGTACTTTTATGTGAACGGGATTGAGATCGGATACTGGACCAGTCCCGGAGACTTCGGCGACCAGCGCGGCACGTTCAATCCTGACTGGTGGCCGCCTCACTTGAATCAGTACGGCATGCTTAAGCTGATCCGGATTAACAATGAAGGAAGCTTCATCGACGGCTGCCGCATTTCTGACATTACACTGGACGATATTAAACTGGACTACAAAAGCGAGCTGACCTTCCGCATTGCCGTTACCGACAAGCCGGTCAACAAACGCGGGCTGACCATTTACGGTAAGCATTTTGGCAACTACAGCCAGGACCTGCTGGCCCGGGTACTCTACAACGTCCATGAAGTTGAAGAAGCGGGCAGCCGCCTCACCTCTTCATCTATTGAATAG
- a CDS encoding carbohydrate ABC transporter permease has translation MKTGSIRKTILFAFFSVLCLLILVPFYAVTIASFKPGEDLIRYGLNLRFNLSAMSFDNFVFLFTGEHAYFTWFFNSLLLTVVQVVVTLLVSATVAYGFSAYEFRGKTLLFICVLLIMMVPFEILLLPLYTLTFNMGLMNSYSAIILPGVASAATIFFFRQYLRGIPKEMIAAGRVDGANEYAIYVRLILPVMKPSFAAMAILNGMNSWNNFLWPFMVLSDENKYTLPIGLKTLLTPYGNNYDLLIVGSFFSILPILALFLGFQKYFIDGMTAGAVKG, from the coding sequence ATGAAGACAGGGAGCATCCGGAAAACCATCCTCTTTGCTTTTTTTAGCGTGCTGTGCCTCCTGATCCTGGTGCCTTTCTATGCGGTGACCATCGCTTCATTTAAACCCGGCGAAGATCTGATCCGGTATGGCCTCAACCTCAGATTCAACCTTTCGGCGATGAGCTTTGATAATTTTGTTTTTCTGTTTACCGGGGAGCATGCCTACTTTACCTGGTTTTTCAATTCGCTGCTGCTGACAGTGGTACAGGTTGTGGTGACGCTGCTGGTCAGTGCCACGGTAGCCTACGGTTTTTCAGCCTATGAATTCAGGGGCAAAACCTTGCTGTTTATCTGCGTGCTGCTCATTATGATGGTGCCGTTTGAAATTCTGCTGCTGCCGCTGTATACATTAACCTTCAACATGGGGCTGATGAACAGCTATTCTGCGATTATTTTGCCGGGTGTGGCCAGCGCAGCGACCATCTTTTTCTTCAGGCAATATTTACGGGGGATTCCGAAGGAAATGATCGCTGCCGGCCGTGTGGATGGTGCGAATGAATATGCGATTTATGTACGCCTGATTCTGCCGGTGATGAAGCCGTCCTTTGCGGCGATGGCGATCCTGAACGGGATGAACAGCTGGAATAATTTCCTTTGGCCGTTTATGGTGCTGAGTGATGAGAACAAGTACACACTGCCGATTGGCCTGAAGACACTGCTTACTCCATACGGCAACAACTATGATCTGCTGATTGTCGGCTCGTTTTTCTCCATCCTGCCGATTCTGGCCTTATTCCTCGGCTTTCAGAAGTACTTTATTGACGGAATGACGGCAGGTGCGGTGAAGGGATGA
- a CDS encoding ABC transporter substrate-binding protein, with product MKNKWFISLMVLSMIVFLAGCGKSSSNSSSGESSVLNGGAGEKATELSYWTFVELHGQHFEKMLEKWNAANPDRQIKLNVTVMPYDDMHNKLSIAVQTGVGAPDIADIELGKFPDFLAGDPQLEPLNDVAEPYKGTVVQSQLDLYSKNGNIYGLSTHVGATVAFYNTEILEQAGVDYKTIVTWEDFKKAGIQVYEKTGKYMGTADTSATWQASLLLAQQNSDFTDADGKPQVNTPEMVRALTMLKDLQDNNVISTIAGGQPDTEEAYGEFNSGNYATAFMPLWQMSRYTNYMKDLSGKIAIAPLPVLEKGMHRSYGGGGTGTVVTKTAKDVQLAKDFIAYAKLSLDANIEIWNTLGFDPINMSVWDMKEVTHNPDNQFVKYFVNNPFDVLNEIREEINLIRSTSASPTINNVLCTVTLNEIFEDGKDIQKALDDAQTQIEQELK from the coding sequence ATGAAAAACAAATGGTTCATTTCTTTGATGGTACTCTCGATGATCGTGTTTCTGGCAGGCTGCGGTAAATCTTCCTCCAATTCCTCAAGCGGGGAATCTTCTGTCCTGAACGGCGGTGCAGGGGAGAAGGCCACGGAGCTGTCGTACTGGACATTTGTAGAGCTGCATGGGCAGCATTTTGAGAAAATGCTGGAGAAATGGAACGCGGCGAATCCCGACCGCCAGATTAAGCTGAATGTAACCGTGATGCCGTACGATGATATGCATAACAAGTTATCGATTGCGGTGCAGACCGGGGTGGGTGCGCCGGATATCGCCGATATCGAGCTGGGCAAATTTCCGGATTTCCTGGCGGGAGATCCGCAGCTTGAACCGCTGAACGATGTGGCGGAGCCGTACAAGGGCACGGTTGTCCAATCCCAGCTCGACCTCTACAGCAAGAATGGCAATATTTATGGATTATCCACGCATGTAGGAGCAACGGTTGCCTTTTACAATACAGAAATCCTCGAACAGGCCGGGGTGGATTACAAGACTATCGTAACCTGGGAGGATTTCAAGAAGGCCGGCATCCAGGTATATGAAAAAACCGGCAAATATATGGGCACCGCCGACACCAGTGCGACCTGGCAGGCTTCTCTGCTCTTAGCGCAGCAGAATTCCGACTTCACCGATGCTGACGGGAAACCGCAGGTCAATACGCCAGAAATGGTAAGAGCGCTGACGATGCTGAAGGATCTGCAGGACAACAATGTAATCTCCACAATTGCCGGCGGACAGCCGGATACAGAAGAAGCTTACGGTGAGTTCAACTCCGGCAACTACGCAACCGCCTTCATGCCGCTGTGGCAAATGTCCCGGTATACCAATTACATGAAGGACCTGAGCGGCAAAATCGCCATCGCTCCGCTTCCTGTTCTTGAAAAAGGGATGCACAGATCGTACGGCGGCGGCGGTACCGGTACGGTGGTCACCAAGACAGCCAAGGATGTACAGCTGGCTAAGGATTTTATCGCCTATGCCAAACTGTCGCTGGATGCGAACATTGAAATCTGGAACACGCTCGGTTTTGACCCGATCAATATGAGTGTCTGGGATATGAAAGAGGTAACCCATAATCCGGACAATCAATTCGTCAAATATTTTGTAAACAACCCGTTTGATGTGCTGAATGAAATCCGGGAGGAAATTAATCTGATTAGATCCACCTCTGCTTCGCCGACGATCAACAATGTGCTGTGCACCGTAACCTTAAATGAAATATTCGAGGACGGGAAGGACATACAGAAGGCGCTGGATGATGCCCAGACACAGATTGAACAAGAACTGAAGTAG
- a CDS encoding carbohydrate ABC transporter permease produces MAGQLDKGPLVKGQHVDKRKGSGISISKYISYLFLIILCVIWIVPVVFGITTSFRSQTEVVSSGFRMFPKEWILENYVAILENTSTAPILRWLMNSLFIATMHTLLVVIVISITGYGYSRMKFKGRDTLFFTLLGISFFPGVVNLIPSYKIIDALGWVNTSWAMIIPGLAGMGNLFLVRQFMNGIPKELDESAHVDGAGHFRIYASIIVPLMKPILIVCGLFSFTGSWNDFLWPVIVFTDVDKMPVTAGLLLLQDIYGNYRMIGQLMGSAILAIIPTLLLFLFAQKYFVQSINLNSGIKG; encoded by the coding sequence ATGGCTGGGCAATTGGATAAAGGTCCGCTTGTAAAGGGACAGCATGTAGACAAAAGAAAAGGATCAGGCATTAGCATCTCAAAATATATCTCTTATCTGTTCCTGATTATACTGTGTGTAATTTGGATCGTCCCTGTCGTCTTCGGCATCACAACTTCCTTCCGGTCACAGACCGAGGTTGTCAGCTCAGGGTTCAGAATGTTTCCGAAAGAATGGATCCTTGAAAACTATGTAGCGATTTTGGAGAACACTTCAACGGCTCCTATCCTGCGTTGGCTCATGAACTCTTTGTTTATAGCAACAATGCATACCCTGCTCGTAGTTATTGTGATCTCCATAACCGGTTACGGCTACTCCCGCATGAAGTTCAAAGGAAGAGATACACTCTTTTTCACCCTGCTGGGTATTTCCTTTTTCCCGGGTGTCGTGAACCTGATTCCTTCCTACAAAATCATTGATGCTCTAGGCTGGGTTAACACCTCCTGGGCGATGATTATTCCCGGACTGGCTGGTATGGGAAATCTATTCCTGGTCCGGCAATTTATGAATGGTATTCCAAAGGAACTCGATGAATCGGCTCATGTGGATGGTGCAGGCCATTTCCGTATTTATGCCTCGATCATTGTACCGCTGATGAAACCGATTCTGATTGTATGCGGACTGTTCTCGTTCACCGGATCGTGGAATGACTTCCTCTGGCCGGTCATCGTATTTACAGATGTAGACAAAATGCCAGTTACAGCGGGACTCTTGCTGCTGCAGGATATTTACGGAAACTACCGGATGATCGGGCAGTTGATGGGCTCGGCGATTCTGGCAATTATTCCTACACTGCTGCTGTTCTTGTTCGCACAGAAGTACTTTGTACAATCCATTAATCTGAATTCAGGGATAAAGGGCTAA
- a CDS encoding extracellular solute-binding protein — protein sequence MNKKWGLSALALVLSLSTVLAGCGNDDKKTITFWTPLTGDDGAYMDQLVKDYNATNPEIKVKHVITADMYTKVSTVLNSGKGVPDLAIIHADRVPGFVKQGQLEPMTAVTSAQPEIKEENYLPQAWNTGNIDGTQYTVPLDIHSNVMYYNKDLLKKYGVESFLDDNVVTIDEMLSLQGKLDEGDYVVNDALLGWVILGQIQNLGGDIQENGKPAVNTPVMKEAFEDVKKINDAGLMTPFGEDGYLMFQSGNVLFSTDGTWSSTAHAKVEGLNFGVTNVYSATPDKFTNRSSSHLFAMLKNKNRSEEKVAGIGAFLEFIRENSMEWAKAGQTVASKQVIENPEYKNYMQSFFTSDEKEIQSLYIYTYEYYPYIAEAVDTYCGDIVRGNVDIDETLATMQKFVEDKIAEGTSGEAK from the coding sequence TTGAATAAAAAGTGGGGTTTATCAGCATTAGCACTTGTTCTATCCTTATCTACGGTATTGGCGGGCTGCGGGAACGATGACAAAAAGACAATTACGTTCTGGACGCCGCTGACAGGTGATGACGGTGCTTATATGGATCAGTTGGTCAAAGACTATAATGCAACTAATCCGGAAATTAAAGTGAAGCATGTCATTACAGCAGATATGTATACAAAGGTTTCCACCGTGCTCAACTCCGGTAAAGGCGTGCCAGACCTGGCAATTATCCACGCTGACCGTGTACCGGGCTTTGTAAAGCAAGGTCAATTGGAGCCTATGACTGCCGTAACTTCAGCGCAGCCTGAAATCAAGGAAGAAAACTACCTGCCGCAGGCATGGAATACAGGAAATATTGACGGAACCCAGTACACTGTACCGCTCGATATCCACAGTAACGTAATGTACTACAATAAAGATTTGCTCAAGAAGTATGGAGTGGAATCCTTCCTTGACGATAACGTGGTAACTATTGATGAAATGCTCTCCCTGCAGGGAAAATTGGATGAAGGCGATTATGTTGTCAATGATGCCTTACTTGGCTGGGTTATTCTGGGACAAATTCAGAACCTTGGCGGAGATATCCAGGAGAACGGCAAACCTGCTGTAAATACACCGGTTATGAAGGAAGCCTTTGAAGATGTTAAAAAAATCAACGATGCCGGCCTGATGACACCGTTTGGTGAAGACGGCTACCTGATGTTCCAATCCGGGAACGTATTGTTCTCCACAGACGGTACTTGGAGCTCCACTGCACATGCCAAAGTGGAAGGCCTGAACTTCGGAGTTACCAACGTCTATTCCGCAACACCTGACAAGTTCACTAACAGATCCTCTTCCCACTTATTCGCAATGCTGAAGAACAAAAACAGATCTGAAGAAAAAGTAGCCGGAATCGGCGCCTTCCTTGAGTTCATCCGTGAGAATTCCATGGAATGGGCGAAAGCAGGACAGACTGTAGCAAGTAAACAGGTTATCGAGAACCCTGAATATAAGAACTACATGCAATCCTTCTTCACCTCCGATGAAAAAGAAATCCAATCCCTGTACATCTACACTTATGAATACTACCCGTACATTGCAGAAGCCGTTGATACCTATTGCGGAGATATCGTCCGCGGCAATGTAGATATCGATGAAACGCTGGCTACCATGCAGAAATTCGTAGAAGACAAAATTGCCGAAGGAACAAGCGGCGAAGCGAAGTAA
- the arfA gene encoding arabinosylfuranosidase ArfA, with protein sequence MTSDTLRATLIADKSFVIAEVDKRIYGSFIEHLGRAVYGGIYEPGHTAADSLGFRGDVKALVKELNVPIIRYPGGNFVSGYNWEDGVGPVEHRPRRLELAWRTVEPNEVGTNEFMEWAKEVGSEVMMAVNLGTRGVDAARNLLEYCNHPGGTYWSDLRRQHGVAQPHKIKTWCLGNEMDGPWQIGQKTAAEYGRLAYETGKAMRLVDPDIELVSCGSSSSAMPTFPEWEAVTLEHTYDVADYVSLHQYYGNRDNDSANFLARSMDLEHFIRTVTATCDYIKAKKRSKKTMYLSFDEWNVWYHSNESDTKIEPWTIGPAQLEDHYNFEDALLIGSMLITFLRHADRVKMACLAQLVNVIAPIMTEAGGAAWKQTIFYPYLHASTYGRGLSLQPIVNSPKYDAQDYTDVPYLDSAIVYNEESDELTIFAINRHLEEALELKCDVRGFEGYRLIEHIVLHHDDLKAVNTAQEQIVKPRQASGTECKDGYVETLLTKASWNVIRLGKAAVNS encoded by the coding sequence TTGACGTCAGACACCCTAAGAGCAACGCTTATCGCCGATAAGTCATTTGTTATCGCCGAAGTGGACAAGCGTATTTACGGCTCATTCATAGAACATTTGGGGCGGGCGGTCTATGGCGGTATTTACGAGCCGGGTCATACTGCTGCGGATTCTCTCGGCTTCCGGGGCGATGTGAAAGCGCTGGTTAAGGAACTGAATGTACCGATTATACGTTATCCCGGCGGTAATTTTGTATCCGGATATAACTGGGAAGACGGGGTAGGACCTGTAGAACACCGTCCCAGACGGCTGGAGCTGGCCTGGAGAACGGTCGAACCGAATGAGGTAGGCACGAATGAGTTCATGGAATGGGCCAAAGAGGTCGGCTCAGAAGTAATGATGGCAGTGAATCTCGGAACACGGGGTGTTGATGCGGCCCGTAATCTGCTGGAATACTGTAATCATCCCGGTGGTACATACTGGAGTGATCTCCGGCGGCAGCACGGTGTAGCACAGCCGCATAAGATCAAGACCTGGTGTCTGGGCAACGAGATGGACGGGCCTTGGCAGATCGGACAGAAGACGGCTGCCGAATACGGACGGCTAGCTTACGAGACGGGCAAGGCGATGCGCCTGGTCGATCCGGACATCGAGCTTGTCTCCTGCGGAAGCTCCAGCTCGGCAATGCCAACCTTCCCGGAATGGGAAGCAGTAACACTGGAACATACTTATGACGTTGCCGATTATGTTTCCCTGCATCAATATTATGGAAACCGCGACAACGATTCCGCCAATTTCCTGGCACGCAGTATGGACCTGGAGCATTTTATCCGCACCGTAACGGCCACCTGCGATTATATCAAAGCAAAGAAACGCAGTAAGAAGACCATGTATCTCAGCTTTGACGAATGGAATGTCTGGTATCATTCTAATGAATCCGATACCAAGATTGAGCCTTGGACCATAGGGCCGGCGCAGCTTGAGGATCATTACAATTTTGAGGACGCGCTCCTGATTGGCAGCATGCTGATTACTTTTCTCCGGCATGCAGACCGGGTGAAGATGGCTTGCCTGGCTCAACTGGTGAATGTCATCGCTCCGATTATGACGGAAGCGGGCGGAGCGGCCTGGAAGCAGACGATTTTCTATCCTTATCTTCACGCTTCGACATATGGAAGGGGCCTTTCGCTTCAGCCGATTGTCAATTCTCCTAAATATGATGCGCAGGATTATACAGATGTCCCTTACCTGGACAGCGCAATCGTATACAATGAAGAAAGTGACGAGCTGACAATCTTCGCTATTAACCGACATCTGGAAGAAGCACTGGAGCTGAAATGCGATGTGCGCGGATTTGAAGGGTACCGTCTGATTGAGCATATCGTGCTTCATCACGACGACCTGAAAGCGGTTAATACCGCACAGGAGCAGATTGTTAAGCCAAGGCAAGCATCAGGTACTGAATGCAAGGACGGATATGTTGAAACTCTTTTGACTAAAGCGTCCTGGAATGTCATTCGTCTGGGCAAGGCGGCAGTAAACAGCTGA